Proteins encoded within one genomic window of Elephas maximus indicus isolate mEleMax1 chromosome 21, mEleMax1 primary haplotype, whole genome shotgun sequence:
- the LOC126065027 gene encoding cytochrome b-c1 complex subunit Rieske, mitochondrial, whose translation MLSVAARSGPFAPVLSATSRGVAGALRPLVQASVPPTSEPPVLDLKRPFLCRESLSGQAAARPLVASVGLNVPASVRYSHTDIRVPDFSDYRRADVLDSTKSSKESSEARKSFSYLITAATTVGVAYAAKNVVSQFVSSMSASADVLAMSKIEIKLSDIPEGKNMTFKWRGKPLFVRHRTQKEIEQEAAVEVSKLRDPQHDLERVQKPEWIILIGVCTHLGCVPIANAGDFGGYYCPCHGSHYDASGRIRRGPAPLNLEVPSYQFTSNDMVVVG comes from the exons ATGTTGTCGGTTGCCGCCCGCTCGGGCCCGTTCGCGCCCGTCCTGTCGGCCACGTCCCGCGGGGTGGCGGGCGCGCTACGGCCCCTGGTGCAGGCCTCAGTGCCCCCCACCTCGGAGCCACCTGTGCTGGACCTGAAGCGGCCCTTCCTGTGCCGGGAGTCGCTGAGTGGGCAGGCCGCGGCCCGGCCTCTGGTGGCCTCCGTGGGCCTCAATG TCCCTGCTTCTGTTCGTTATTCCCATACAGACATCAGAGTGCCCGACTTCTCTGACTACCGTCGTGCCGACGTTTTAGATAGTACCAAGTCTTCCAAAGAGAGCAGCGAGGCTAGAAAAAGCTTCTCCTATTTGATAACTGCAGCCACCACCGTGGGTGTCGCATATGCTGCCAAGAATGTGGTCTCCCAGTTTGTTTCCAGCATGAGTGCTTCAGCCGATGTGTTGGCCATGTCGAAAATCGAAATCAAGTTGTCCGATATTCCAGAAGGCAAGAACATGACCTTCAAATGGAGAGGCAAACCCCTGTTTGTCCGTCACAGAACCCAGAAAGAAATTGAACAGGAAGCTGCTGTCGAAGTGTCCAAGTTGAGGGACCCACAGCATGACTTAGAGCGAGTACAGAAGCCTGAATGGATTATCCTGATTGGTGTTTGCACGCATCTCGGTTGTGTGCCTATCGCAAATGCAGGCGATTTTGGTGGTTATTACTGCCCTTGCCATGGGTCACACTATGATGCATCTGGCAGGATCAGGAGGGGGCCCGCGCCTCTCAACCTGGAAGTTCCGTCATATCAGTTCACCAGCAATGATATGGTTGTGGTTGGGTAG